The DNA window TCAGCTACAGCTTCTCACCCGCTTACCAGGCAATGTCTCCGGGCCTTTGGCAAGACCCTGGCTGCTGTCCGCTGCCTGTGTGCTTAACCCAGCCTGGCCTGGGTGTCCGTCCCGGCCGCCGGCGATGCTCCCCTGCGCTCCCAGCCAGGGGGTGCGGATGCTGCAGGCTGCGGGGCCTCACCTCCAGGGCTTGCaacgcccccggccccggccccgccgcagcTGAGGGCTGCAGGGCTTTGTCACCTACACAGGGTGTCAGTGTTGTTCCACTTCACCGCGGGGACTGAGCTCCTGGAAAGCAAGAGGGTGGGAAAGCAAATCCTCTGACTGCACAGTGGCCTGTGACATCTCTTTGGTCTCTGCATGCACCGACCAGCCCTAGGCTTCCTCCCTCACTGATGTTTCCCTGGGCTATAGGTGACCTGGACCTGGACCCGGAGCCGGGATGTGCCCTGACGCCTTCTGCACCCCCGGGACGGCTGGAGGGCTGCGAGTGGATTGTCCAGGGCAGAGGTACGTGCGTGGCACTGACCGCTTGTGCTCCTCTGACCTTATGCTTCTGACAGTAAGGAACCAACAGCAGCTGCCTACCCCAAGGAGGTGCCGCGCAAGGTGGACAGTCCCATGAAACCCTTCCTCTTTGGGggggctggctgacagccggctgggcatgagccagcagtgcccaggtggccaaggaggccaccagcccccgggcttgtgtcagccctggtgtggccagcaggagccgggcagggatggggcccctgtgctcggccctggggaggccccacctcgaatgctgggctcaggtttgggcccctcgggacaagaaggccctggaggggctggagcgtgtccagagaagggcagcggagctggggcagggtctggagcacaagtgtgctggggggcggctgagggggctgggggggtttagagaagagggggctgaggggagaccttatcgctctctacaactacctgaaaggaggttgtaggaaggtgggggttggtctcttctccctagtaacaagcgataggacgagaggaaatggccccaagctgcgccaggggaagtttaggttggatattagaaaaaacttcttcaccgaaagggctgtcagaccctggcacaggctgcccagggaggtggtggagtctccatccctggaggtatttaaaagaagggcagacgtggtgcttgaggatatggattagtggtgggcttggcgGTGATAGtttagcggttggactcgaaccttaacgattctatgattctctcaTACGCTACAGCCTCTGCAATGGGCATGTGCCCGCCCAGCTCGCAGACTCCTTTTTACCTCCTGGGCTGCTGTTCCTGGCCTGATTCTTTTGCAGACTGATATGTTTTGGATCACAATTGGCTTTGATATCTGGCTGTGCTTCTCCCTACTTGGAGAGTCATAAGAGCTCCGCTGAGTGGGGAGCTGGGACCGCTCTACTGCCCTGAGCAAAACCGCGGGGCCAGTGCTGTGGGCGCAGGCATGGGCACGGCTGCCGACTCACCTGGGAGCTGTCCCAGTGCTTTACTGGGATGAGCTGGACTGGCAGCAACTTCTGGCTGGGATGTGGGGTGTTTGGTGCGAAGCAAACTGCTGACCCGGAGGCGGCTTTAGCTTCTACAGCTGAACCTTCCTGCAGTTGTGAGCGAAATCTGCCTTGGGTTTAAAGTGGGCTTGAATTTCCCCAGTTGACCTTTCCCGTAGGAGCAAGGCCCCTGCCACCACCTTTGGACCTGCCAGGCAAGCCTGGGGAGCGGAGGAGCAGGCCCCCCTTCCTGCAGCACAGGTAAGCAGCTGTGTTTTATGCGCTTCTCTCGAAAGCAGCTCAGTGCAGCCCCGGGGTGGGAGGCGAGCCCTCGCACCAGCCCCCCCATGCTGGCTGGGGTCCCAGGACCCCAGGGATGACAGCGAGGCTGCAGGCACTGGAAAACTGTGGTGTGCCCAGGGCTGGTCCCAGGGGCGGACGCAGACCCCCGTGCCACCGACAGCGCTGGCATTGCCCTTGTGCCACCTCCTGCCATGGTGGCCGGCCCTCAGGTCggtgccagcagctgctggcccTGCACCGGGCACCCTGTGGTCCCGTCCCCCTGCGCCGGGCAGCGAAGATGGGGAGAAGGTGGATGGGTGCCTCAGATCCAGTggtgcagagaagcagcagcacagcttgcGTGTGGGAGAGCCTTGAGGCAGGGGCAAAAATGGGATTTACAAGTGCGGGGCTGCCTTCCCCAcagccagcatccccagggcagggctgatACTGTGTCCTCTGTCCGGGTGCCACCAGAGCAACTCCCCAGAGGTGGGGCCCAAACTCTTGAAGTTTTCTTTGGAATAAAAGTATCACACAGGTTTTAGGTGAGTCCTTCTCCCAGGGGTTGGTTattctgtcttttctgcttttattgcttacggtctttttttctctcctgattttcatcttgaatttaaaaaacaaaccaaaccaaacacacgCGCACACCTTTTTCCTTTGCAcgtggagaaaaagagaaaagaagcacaGCTCAAAAGGCAGCATTTGATCCAAGGTAGTATTCGATGGCAGGAGTCTGGTCCTACTCATTTTCTTCATCTGCACAAAGCTTCAGACGTGATTGCTGGTGGCATTACATTTCTCAGCCTTAACGAGAGGGCAAAAGATGACTGCAGGACAGTGATCTGCCAAAACATCTCATAAACACAGGCTTGAAAGGGCAGGAGGGTGAATAAACACGGGAGCTTTGAATTTGGTCAATGCCTGGTGAAGACTTGATAGAGAAGCAAAtatctagtaaaaaaaaaaaaaaaagaaaaagggactCTAAAGGTTGGGGGATACTTGTTAAGAGCAGACGTGTGTTACATTTGCTTTGGGAGCAGTGAGCTCAGGGTAACAGCGGAGAGCCCGGCCAGCAGCGGCGGTGTCAGGGATGCTGCAGGCGGGTGATGGAGCAGGGGAGCGTGGGCTGCTGCCCGCCAAAccgcccctccctccccacgctagCATCCCTGCCACACCGGAGGAGCTGTGAGATTGGTTCTTGCTCTTTGCTGCAGAGGGTTTCCTTAATCTCAGCTGTCACTGTATTGACAGGGAGGTTCTTAATGAACATTGTCTGGGGCCATAACGAAATGCCTGCCAGCTTGCTCAGCCACCGAGGCTGGAGCCATTGTGGGCTCCGAGGAAAGGATTCATTGCTGAATATTCCTACAGAGCAAATGCTGACGTTATCTTCTCTCTTACCATTGACTTCGTGGTGTTTCAATATGCTTTCCAAAGGCGTTAAATCAGAGAGatgaaaatatatgtaaagGACAGTCAGATGCTGCAGTGAGGACAGATGGGCCCGTCTTGGCCTCAGGCAGTCGCTGTAGGTTCTTCTCTCTTACTTACAAAGATGACTGATGAGGACCTTTGAGGAACCACCCCTGAGAACCAGCTTTTAGGCTTGCTTTTCCCTAttctattaatttttctctcGTCCCGTtggcaggggaggcaggagtGCCCTGCACCGCCCGTGACGCCTCCAGGGACCTGCCGCCCCGGCCGTGCGCGGGCAGAGCCGCCGCAGGGTGCCCGGGGGGCACGGGCTGTGCTTCACGCACAAGTCAGTCTCTCTGCTGTTGTTTCTATTAGCTGAAAATAGGAATCAGCTCAGAGTAACGGGGGTCCTAGGTCTGGAAAAATAGACAGTGCCTTTTCTCATCTTCTGAGCTGACAGGGAAGCTGTGGGTTTGCAGCTTGCAGAGACACAGCGATGTTTCAAGCCGGCTCTCCTTTACGCAGCCTGCTGAAGGCAAGGgtttgcacacacacatatttattttagacCACCCTTTAACGCTGGCCTTATGGATATtgcacaaagatattttttgaatgcaaatctctttcttttgTAATAAGAAGGATGCCAGCACTGCCTGTGTAAAAGAGGTGGGTGCCCCCAAACGGGCTCTACGTCAGTTTTTTGCAGTAGGTTAAATACACTGAACGTTTCCAGCTAATCCTTTAGGAGAAGTTAATAATATAAACCTGCTTTGTTCCCGTTGCCTCCCAGCGTGCCCCCGATGACAGAGGCGGCGGCCAGGCAAGCGCTCCTGCGCTTCGTGGCGTCCCGGTGCTGCTACGGGAGCAGAGCGGCAGGAGAGCTGGCCATCGAGCGGCTGCGGCCGCTGGGGACGTACCGAGTGAGTACCTTCACACCCGGCGTCTCGGGGACCTCTCCTGAGCACCTGGGATAACGTCCAGTTACGTAGTGACATTGGGCCGTGAAGAACCGTCCCTTCATTAAATTAAATGGCTTTCATCCTACTTTAAATGCAGACATACAATGCTGTCCAAGGAAAGTCTACTTAAGAGCTGAGTACAGGCTTTTATAGCTGAAAGGTCCATCGCCCTCCACAGGAAAGCACCACCTTGGCAAAGCCCCTGGGAGCCTTCTCTTACCGCCTAGCTTTGGGAGAAGAGCCCTGTCCTTAGCTCAACCACAGGAACCTGCTCTGCAGCTTGGTATTTTGGGCTCGGGCAAGCACAGAGTGACCTGTAATGCCGTGCATCCCCCCAGCTCTAAATTTATTCCAGTGATGTTTAAttccacagaaaacacatgGACTTGGTTCCTCATTGTTTCTCTCACTGAAAATAGCTATTACGGATTTGGTGCTTGCTGTGGTTAGTCTCTGGATCTTGAGTCAGTCCTGGTTTGGGGAATCAATGCTCAACAAACCGAAACGGGTGGTTCTGTGCCCGGGTTTGGTGCTGGCGCTGCCTGGGCAGCTGTgcagggcagtgctgctgtgcccacCCCTGCTCCCTTTTCTGCGGCTTCTTGGAGGGGATAATGAATGAGCATCgaggagcagggtgctgggagtGCCCTTTGATAGGCACCGTGGGGCAGATATTCCTTTGCACTAGCGTTTGTTCCACTTCTGAGATTACTCAGATTACTCACAAACATTACCTGGGCCTTCCTTAAAAAATAAGCCACAGGATTCTCCAAAGGACAGCAAAACTCACTTTAGCTGTGAAAATGCGAACCCATTTTTCTTATGCATGTTATACTCGGAGATGGAAGAGTCTAGGAATGCTCCTGAAACCTGGTATTAGCGAGTCACGGTTCAAATTTAAGTGCCGTCTTTGTGCAAGCTTTGTGGTCAgtgcatgatttttttcttctagtatCGACTGGAGACGTTCAGCGAGTCGAGGTTAAGTGAGTGGGCGTTTGAACCCTTCACCAGTAAGTGATTGCCCCGTATCCCACTAGAATGGCTCTTGTGGGACGTGCCCCACGCGCTGGAGCTGGGGTCTGTGGCAGCGCTCGATGTCCAGGGCCCGCGTGGCTAATGGAGGTGACTTGAGCCTGGTTTAATGTGCAACAGGTTTATCTGATCCCTTGTTGCCGGTTGCACTCTGCAGAGACCATGAAGCTGGggcaaaatacttttctttgcaCGCTTAGTTTGCTTTCCTTGTGTTGGGGAAGGTTTTGCAGCATGCCCCTGGAGCAGAGGCCATTATTTACCTGCTGCCACAGCAGTAATTTCCCTCCAAATGTCACGTACACTCAAAGCTTGATGTGGGGTGGGCACCTGCATGCAGTGGAGCTCTTTACCAACATGCTGAGGACTGTGGGGGACCCCTGCCCCTAGTTTTTGGGTGACGGCTGATCCCAGGTGCCCGCACTGGTCTGGTGGGTTTGCTGGGAGGGCTGGGCAGAGACTGGGGCTGTGCCGTGGTGGCAGGAGGATGCTCAGCACCTCAGGGTGCCCATGGCACGGACCACGCAGGGTCGGTCCCTGGTGCAACGTGGGGATGGGGAGTGATGTTGGCCggtccccagcagcaccaggagccGGCCAGCATCCGAGCACCATCTCCAGCAAGATGGATAACACCCTGTCCCCTCCTGCAGAGCCCGGAGCAGCCAGACCCCCAGGGGATGCCCCTCTGGACCCCTGGGAACTGGAGGTTGGGGCCCCCCCACTCTTCCAGGGCCGGACACGGCGGTGCCGGGTGCCACGCTCGGCGCTGGTCAGGGTGAGTCCTCGCTCGCTGCCAGCTGCTCGTGggagccccttccccagccgaTGGGCTCACTGGGGCTCGGGGAGCAGCCCCCAACTGGGGCAGAGCCGCTTCCCTGGGACCCTCAGCTCCTCGGGACGGTGACGGGTACCTCGCTACGGTTCTCCTTCTCTGGTGTTTTTCCTCATTAAATGCCAGGGAAAATAGTCAGAGATCCCTTCTTCCTGGTGTTTTCTTCCTCTAGAAGTTTGAGGACAAATCTTGCAGCAGCCTTTTCAAGATGCAGCACTGGATAATCTTTCCTCTTTtgtcaaaatttttttttcagtgttagcAGAACATTTGTTTGCATGACAGTTCCCATTTAGCTTTTGACAAGCTCTATAGCTGGTcaattcattttactttttaagtgATAtgatgaataaagaaaaaaaattactttcttttgccAGCACTACATAGACATTTGCCTTTGTTAAGCAATTATTATTTATGACTGACTCCTTTAGTGGTCGTACAGCACAATTTTATGGTGTTGAATTCTGTTCCATTAGGACGGGAATTTTATCACTGAATTTTGATGCAGGAAGAGTGCATGTGCATAATACAAGATTTCTGAAATCCCTGGGCAGCTCTGTGCGTGAATAATCTTCTGATTTCAGGACTGCCACAGATGCCATGGTCACGGCCGGTCCAAGTGCGGGGTGTGCCACGGGGCAGGTCGGGTAAGGAGCTGGGACGCCTTCTGCCGGGGAGTGCGGCCCGCATGTCCTATTCCTTTAAGTTTGGGCGTCATTTGCAAAATTATGTCACGGGTTATCTTATTACTGCACTTATGATGAGGGTTGGGAGTCTGAGGGGAAGTTCTGTTCTATTCCCCCTTTGCCACCCCGTATCCCAAACCCACTCGTGTTCAGCCCGGTTTCCAGCCAATGTTCCCAGGGTGGCTGCAGAGGTGCTGAACGGGGTTGCCAAAATCCTGCCCAGGTAGCAAAGATGTCTTACCCCATCCTCAATCGGCAGCCTACGCGTTATaatggggagagggaaaggagaactTGCTTCTACGCTGTTGAAATGAGGCCAGATCTTAGGCAGGGAATACAGCAAACTGGTTGCTGTCTTTCAGCTATGCCCAGCTGGGTATCTGGGGTTTCcgaagggaagaggaggcttAACCCTGGCTGCGAGTGCAGCTACAAATCCGGCCTCCTGTCTTGATTTGCTCTTTTGCACAGATATTCCCAAAGACAGCCAAAAGATGTATTGTTATTGCACTAAAATTGCCACTTAATTAAAGTTAATCCGATTAAATTTGAATACTTAAATAAAGTCTACAACTAACCACATTAATAAACGACAGTGCAAAAAAGGATGTgtaagaaaaaaggcatttcagccTAGACCGTGTGTCCAGCTTGCACCACTGGTGAGTTTGGCTGGAACACCTAATTAATGCAGAGGCACAATTTATGTGCTATTTTGTACATTCTTTTCATTTGCCATGTATATACTTGGCATATACCTTTCCCTGCGAGCCTGAGTtagcaattattttaatgtcatAGATAAAAGATTTTGATTTATAAGCCCGACGTGTTCTGGCAGTCACACCTAATTTAATTCTTCGGTGGATTTGTAGACAAGGTGCGTAACGTGCAAGGGATCCCGACGGAGGCTAAAGCAGCAAAAGAGATGCCAGCTTTGTTCAGGTACAGGTCGCAAAAGGTACGATGGGCTCCTCTGCGCATCTGTGAGTGTGGCTCTGCTCGGACCGCGTTGCTTCCCTTAGGCCGTGTTTGCCCACGCAGCAGTGGAAACCAGTCATGCCAATCCCACTGCCTTGGTGGAGGTTGTCAGCTGAGGGTCTGCCAGCGGGAGGAAAACACGGGGAAGTTGCTAGGGGAGAAGCAGCCCTTACCCCAGTGAAGGTCTGAGCCAAAACGGCTCCACTTGCCCGCTGCTGGCAGAGGGTACAGGGCAGAGCGGGGCACGCTCCGCTTGCCtggtgctttttctgttttctaccaTGAGAATCACTCAGCAGATAAAGCAGTACAGCAGTAGCTTTATTCTCCAGGAAAAATGGTTAGAAATAGCCTTTTCTGACTGATTTTTAAGGGAACTTTCATTTTGACATCTATTATTCACCCTGTGTGGCCCACTCAGCACTCAGAAACCAGGCTGGTATCCCAAACTCATGAGATAAGATCTTAAGCATTTGGAAGATAATAGGTTTTTGGCTCTCctttcttccatattttttacctttctgttACAAGACTGTTGCATTTCCCAGCATCTCTGGGAAACCAGAGAACACTGTCAGTTTTCCAAGGAAAGCAGAGTTTCTCAGACCTTCCAAAGCTGCGGCAGAAGAGGCTTCGAGTCTCTCCAGGTCCATGCTGTACCTCCTGTCCCGCGTCTCGGTGGGCTCGGCTCAGAGCACGGGGAGCAGGCGGCGGGATGGGGCTGGAAGGAGCCGGCTGCGATGACAGCAGCACACTTTGGAGCTGCCCTTAGGTCTGGTTCCCACAGCGCCTGATTGAGGCTTGGCAGGTTTCACGgccagcacagcagcctggaGAATTATTACCACCCTCTGGTTTTTCCAAACATGAAACTTAACAGGCCTAAAAATGATCTttaagtgacaaaaaaaaagaaggcactGTTCTAAAACCGTTTTGTTTATGTGGCTCCattaagtttaaaataacaGAGATGGTATCGTGCATAATCATGGCAGTCATTTTAAAGCATGAATCCACTGGGGCTAATGATGGCTTGAAGAGCTTTAATGAATCAGTTGTTAACTGCTGCTAATCTGTGTTGCACTGATGCAATCAAAATGCTCCATGCACAAGCATATGCCTCCTGCGTCTGCTaggagcacaggcagcagcgTCTTCAAAGCGACGCCTTCCTACCGTTGTATGGGGAAATTTTGATTATCCTTAATTAGCTGCACAAATACATTCTTTGGCTAATTCCACATTTACAAATAGATTTGAGGCTGGCGTTAGTCATTTGTTTTTCCCAGCAAATATGCTACTTCCCTTGAGTCACACACCGGGGGAAGATGTGCGGTGCATGAGCTATCATTGACGCCCGTACTGCTGACCCAGCTGGGCTACGCAGTCACTCCGAAATAAATCACCTTCAGGTCCGCGGGCCTCTGAAAGCCGGCAGTGTTTAAAGTCCCATTTCAAACCCTTACTGTTGCATCCGAAGGTGCAATACCTGTTCTGGCCGGGGCAGCAAGACCTGTGCAACCTgtcagggagagaaaaagctcCAACATTTCAAGCAGTTGGTGATAACCTGGTAAGAAGCATGCGTAGAAGTTCGGAGCTGTTACTTTTATTCCTTATTTTACTGCAAGGCTTGGGAGCTCAGCTGTGCTCCCTAACGGGGAGCGGAGAGGGTATTTATTGCCTTTGGCAGGCAGGAACAGGGGATTAGAGGGGCAGCTTTAGTCCTTAACGGTGGCAGTCTTGTCCATGGGGTGTAGTGGGAGCTGAAGGGGGTTCACAGAGGTAAGGGATTGTCCAAGGTCACACGAAATAGTCAGAAATGGAGGCAGAGCAGCTGAGCCTCTGCCTGGTGCGAGCTTGCGCAGCCCGGACCCAAAGTCCCCGGCAGCCAGGAGCAATGTGCAGCAGCGGCCGAGCTCCTGTTTCTGCGGTTTTAGTGATGGCCCAAGGCTGCTGGCATTTCGCATCGTGTTGCTCTGGCATTTCCCACTGGGAGCTCTAGTGCCAGAGATAACAGATGGGGCTGAAAAAGATCTTAGCTTGTGAGGTTTAGCTAAAAGCCATTACTTGCCCTGTGGGGTGCTTCCTGAGCACTTTCCCGTTTTTGTACAAAATGCCTTCAATTACCCTGTGTGAAGgccttcatttttcaaaatactgtaTCTCTCTATCCTGAGAGACTGGAAATTGCCCCAGCCATGCCCGTCATGCTGGTGGGACCCctggggggcgcgggggcccCAGGGCTGCACTACCCCAGACAAGGACAGCTCTGCCAGATGAGACCTTCAGCTCCTTTGGAGGCCACCATGAACCACTAACCATGCCCGGTCCTACAAGTAATAGCGCAAAATAGCTCACCATAATAGGAGCTGTGGCTTCAGAAAAGGAATACGAGACCTCTTCTGCAGCAAGGAGTTAATAGATGTGGGAGGCTCTGAAAGCCGTAAGGCAAGGTGATCACCACGAAGGTCTGACTTCAGGATTATTTATGCAAGGCATCCACGCTGTTGCATATACAAGGTTATTGAGAAACTAATGCAGGAGAAAACAAGGGTTAGGCAGGCATGATTATTGTCCTTGGAAATACAGAGCATTCGAGCATTGCTCAGGCATTTAGAAAGAGTGTGGAGATAGCTCAGTGCCCAACAACCAGTCTCGGATCGTTCGGttgtttctcctctctcttgCAGGAAGAACAATGTCTTTGAGTTTGTTTCTGAGCATCATCTGAACTTCCCAGGAGAGCTGCTCAGCGAAGTCAGTGGAgagaatatatttaaagatgaaaatgtgGTGGTGAGTGCAACtcgtggggctgcaggggatgTCTCCCTAGGCGGCTGTGAACGAGGGGGGATGTGAAATGGCTTCCAGCTGCACGTCTCTGCTGCGGTGGCCAGCGCCCGCTCTGGACACGGCGATAACCAGTGCCCTGCAGCAGACCTGCCACGTGCCTGTTCGCAGGACACCGTTTCTCCCATTTCTACCGTCAGGAGAAACGTAGGGGGTAATAGGATTACGAAATCCAGCAGAAGTGGGTCCTTTTCCATCAGCAGCCACTGGGAGGTTGCGACTTTGTCCTCCCTGCGGGCACACTGGGGCCGGGGGAGCTCTCGGGCTGGAACAGAAGCGCTTTGGCAGGAGCAGGGTTACCGGCAGGTGACCTGTGTGGTCTGAAGGTGTGCTACCAGGACCAAAGCAGCAAGTGGCTCTGGGCCATTGCCCCTAGGCACTGCAGGGCATC is part of the Phalacrocorax aristotelis chromosome 6, bGulAri2.1, whole genome shotgun sequence genome and encodes:
- the SSUH2 gene encoding protein SSUH2 homolog isoform X1 produces the protein MEQEMKADSDLDLDPEPGCALTPSAPPGRLEGCEWIVQGRGARPLPPPLDLPGKPGERRSRPPFLQHSVPPMTEAAARQALLRFVASRCCYGSRAAGELAIERLRPLGTYRYRLETFSESRLSEWAFEPFTKPGAARPPGDAPLDPWELEVGAPPLFQGRTRRCRVPRSALVRDCHRCHGHGRSKCGVCHGAGRTRCVTCKGSRRRLKQQKRCQLCSGTGRKRCNTCSGRGSKTCATCQGEKKLQHFKQLVITWKNNVFEFVSEHHLNFPGELLSEVSGENIFKDENVVVYPIVDFPEPEISLASRRAIAEHSAALATSSRILRQHQRQFVH
- the SSUH2 gene encoding protein SSUH2 homolog isoform X2, coding for MEQEMKADSDLDLDPEPGCALTPSAPPGRLEGCEWIVQGRGARPLPPPLDLPGKPGERRSRPPFLQHSVPPMTEAAARQALLRFVASRCCYGSRAAGELAIERLRPLGTYRYRLETFSESRLSEWAFEPFTKPGAARPPGDAPLDPWELEVGAPPLFQGRTRRCRVPRSALVRDCHRCHGHGRSKCGVCHGAGRTRCVTCKGSRRRLKQQKRCQLCSGTGRKRCNTCSGRGSKTCATCQGEKKLQHFKQLVITWKNNVFEFVSEHHLNFPGELLSEVSGENIFKDENVVVYPIVDFPEPEISLASRRAIAEHSAALATSSRILRQRQTIELIPITEVHYQYSGKPYLYYIYGLENKVYAQDYPERCCCSCTIV